The proteins below come from a single Halomonas binhaiensis genomic window:
- the yajC gene encoding preprotein translocase subunit YajC, translating to MLDFFISPAMAEGGAAAGGGIAQIVMLVGFVLIFYFLLWRPQAKRAKQHKQLIASLSKGDEIVIGGGLMGRITKVSEDGDYLTMEISEGTEVSVQKSAVAAVLPKGTIKSI from the coding sequence ATGCTGGATTTCTTTATCTCCCCGGCCATGGCAGAAGGTGGCGCAGCTGCTGGTGGTGGCATTGCTCAGATTGTGATGCTGGTCGGCTTCGTACTGATTTTCTATTTCCTGCTGTGGCGCCCTCAGGCCAAGCGTGCCAAGCAGCACAAGCAGCTGATCGCCAGCCTGTCCAAGGGTGACGAGATCGTCATCGGTGGTGGCCTCATGGGTCGCATCACCAAGGTCAGCGAAGATGGTGATTATCTGACCATGGAAATTTCCGAAGGTACTGAAGTTTCCGTTCAGAAGAGCGCCGTAGCCGCCGTTCTGCCCAAGGGCACCATCAAGTCCATTTAA
- the secD gene encoding protein translocase subunit SecD: MLNRYPLWKYLLILVVLLVGLVYSLPNLFPADPAVQISSDRGELTLDESQRMGLEDALSAANIEVKSVEEEPNSLLIRLRKADQQINARDLISQSLGEDYVVALNQAESTPDWLSSLSASPMSLGLDLRGGVHFLLEVDMDAAVKQRLEVNASAMRESLRKERIRYRNSEVDGDTISMDFMDAEDRDTARQLISREFPNFQYLNVERERGAGLSMTISEAAIKEIQDYAINQNLTTLRNRVNELGVAEPLVQRQGPDRIVVELPGVQDTAAAKRIVGATANLEFRLEARPDTPDNETESLSFRNEPNRSADLMRDVIISGDSVSSANRGFDENGRPQVNINLDGTGGTLMNRATRTNIGRNMAVVFIEHKTHDRTVIKDGKEVVEREPYTERGIISLATIQSALGNSFRITGLDSPTEAGELSLLLRSGSLAAPIYFVQERTIGPSLGADNIERGLLSVQVGLLLVVLFMLIRYKAFGLIANVALAFNLTLLVAAMSLLGATLTLPGIAGIVLTLGMAVDANVLIFERIREELRSGMSVQQAIHAGYEKAFTSIIDANLTTLLVAVILFSIGTGPVKGFAVTLSLGILTSMFTALLVTRGMVNLVYGGRPLKKIWI; this comes from the coding sequence ATGCTCAATCGTTACCCCCTATGGAAGTACCTGCTGATCCTGGTAGTGCTTCTTGTCGGCCTGGTCTATTCCCTTCCCAATCTGTTTCCTGCCGACCCTGCCGTTCAGATCAGCAGCGACCGAGGCGAACTGACCCTCGACGAGTCCCAGCGAATGGGCCTCGAAGATGCCCTTTCTGCTGCCAACATTGAGGTCAAGTCTGTCGAGGAAGAGCCTAACAGTCTCCTCATTCGCCTCAGGAAGGCCGACCAGCAGATCAATGCCCGAGACCTGATCAGCCAGAGCCTTGGCGAGGATTATGTCGTGGCGCTCAACCAGGCTGAATCCACTCCCGACTGGCTGTCTTCATTGTCCGCCTCGCCCATGTCCCTTGGTCTCGACCTGCGTGGCGGAGTGCACTTCCTGCTCGAAGTCGACATGGATGCCGCGGTCAAGCAACGCCTTGAAGTCAACGCCAGCGCCATGCGCGAGAGCCTGCGCAAGGAACGCATTCGCTATCGCAACAGCGAAGTCGATGGCGACACCATTTCCATGGACTTCATGGATGCCGAGGATCGTGATACTGCTCGTCAGTTGATCAGCCGCGAGTTCCCCAACTTCCAGTACCTGAATGTCGAACGTGAGCGTGGCGCTGGGCTGTCCATGACCATCAGCGAAGCCGCGATCAAGGAAATTCAGGATTATGCGATCAACCAGAACCTGACTACGCTGCGCAATCGTGTCAACGAACTGGGAGTCGCCGAACCGCTGGTCCAGCGCCAGGGCCCTGATCGCATCGTCGTCGAGCTGCCGGGCGTACAGGACACTGCTGCGGCCAAGCGTATCGTGGGCGCCACCGCCAACCTGGAGTTCCGCCTCGAGGCTCGCCCCGACACTCCAGACAACGAGACCGAGTCCCTGTCCTTCCGCAACGAGCCCAATCGCAGTGCGGACCTGATGCGTGATGTCATCATCTCCGGCGACAGTGTTTCCAGCGCCAACCGTGGTTTCGATGAAAATGGCCGCCCTCAGGTCAACATCAACCTGGACGGTACTGGTGGCACGCTGATGAACCGCGCCACCCGCACCAATATCGGGCGCAACATGGCCGTGGTGTTCATCGAGCACAAGACGCATGATCGTACTGTGATCAAGGATGGCAAGGAGGTCGTGGAGCGCGAACCGTATACCGAGCGCGGCATCATCAGCCTGGCCACGATTCAGAGCGCCCTGGGCAACAGCTTCCGCATCACCGGCCTGGATTCGCCGACCGAAGCGGGCGAGCTGTCCCTGTTGCTGCGTTCCGGCTCACTGGCGGCACCGATCTACTTCGTTCAGGAACGCACCATCGGCCCGAGCCTGGGTGCCGACAATATTGAGCGTGGTCTGCTTTCCGTTCAGGTCGGCCTGTTGCTCGTCGTGCTGTTCATGCTTATCCGCTACAAGGCCTTCGGCCTGATTGCCAACGTTGCACTGGCTTTCAACCTGACGCTGCTGGTCGCCGCCATGTCACTGCTCGGGGCCACCCTGACATTGCCCGGCATTGCCGGCATCGTCCTTACCTTGGGCATGGCCGTGGACGCCAATGTCTTGATATTCGAGCGGATACGGGAAGAGCTGCGTAGTGGAATGTCGGTCCAGCAGGCCATTCATGCAGGCTACGAGAAAGCTTTCACCTCGATTATCGATGCCAACCTGACCACCTTACTGGTCGCCGTGATTCTGTTCTCTATCGGCACAGGGCCGGTCAAGGGCTTCGCCGTCACCCTATCACTGGGCATTCTGACGTCCATGTTCACTGCCCTTCTGGTGACCCGTGGAATGGTCAATCTGGTCTATGGCGGCCGCCCACTGAAGAAGATCTGGATCTAG
- the secF gene encoding protein translocase subunit SecF encodes MKNLTNLNIDFMGRRRLAYAFSALTLLISIISLAVNGLALGLDFTGGTLVEVHYATAPTLDSVRQALQGGGFQDVSVQTFGAANEVLIRLQQAFDASVGQQVTSLLTQDGTQVELVRAEFVGAQVGDQLRDQSGLGMLLAMGGVILYVAFRFQYKFALGALLSLGHDVIVVLGVFSLFQLEFDLTVLAAVLAVIGYSLNDTIVVYDRIRENIRKSRIDDMPQIFNEAINQTLARTLATSGTTMLVLVALFLLGGDLIHNFSIALLVGIGLGTFSSIYVAAALLIQLNLQRKDLIAEKKEDPEAEELP; translated from the coding sequence ATGAAAAACCTCACCAACCTGAATATCGACTTCATGGGCCGTCGCCGACTGGCTTACGCCTTCTCGGCGCTGACCCTGCTGATCTCGATCATCTCTCTGGCCGTGAATGGCCTGGCACTGGGCTTGGACTTCACTGGCGGTACTCTGGTGGAAGTGCATTACGCTACAGCTCCGACCCTGGACAGCGTGCGCCAGGCATTGCAGGGCGGTGGTTTTCAGGATGTTTCCGTGCAGACCTTCGGTGCTGCCAATGAAGTACTGATCCGCCTGCAGCAAGCCTTTGACGCCAGTGTCGGCCAGCAGGTCACCAGTCTGCTGACCCAGGACGGCACCCAGGTAGAGCTGGTACGTGCCGAGTTCGTTGGTGCCCAGGTCGGCGACCAATTGCGCGACCAGAGCGGCCTTGGCATGTTGCTGGCCATGGGCGGCGTCATTCTCTATGTCGCCTTCCGCTTCCAGTACAAGTTCGCCCTCGGCGCACTGCTGTCACTGGGTCACGATGTCATTGTCGTGCTCGGCGTCTTCTCGCTGTTCCAGCTCGAGTTCGACCTTACCGTGCTGGCGGCGGTATTGGCGGTGATCGGCTATTCACTCAACGACACCATCGTGGTCTACGATCGCATCCGTGAAAATATCCGCAAGTCACGCATCGATGACATGCCGCAGATTTTCAATGAAGCGATCAACCAGACCCTGGCACGGACCCTTGCCACCTCCGGCACCACCATGCTGGTACTGGTGGCACTGTTCCTGCTCGGTGGCGATCTGATCCACAACTTCTCCATTGCCCTGCTGGTCGGTATCGGCCTGGGTACATTCTCTTCCATCTACGTCGCCGCAGCACTGCTGATTCAGCTCAATCTGCAGCGTAAAGACCTGATTGCGGAGAAGAAGGAAGATCCCGAGGCTGAAGAGCTGCCATAA
- a CDS encoding CNNM domain-containing protein: MLLLAAFATISIGVSFLCSVLEAALLSLTPSYIAQLKDSNERLHRRLAALKQDIDRPLSAILTLNTIAHTGGATGVGAQVTVVFGEAWLGIASAVMTLLILVLSEIIPKTIGAAYWRQLSHWLPAFLVPMVWILRPFIWLSELITRRITHSANDTDMRGEIKALASIGLDEQALDRDEARTIINILNLHEIKVSSVMTPRTVCATVRPSMTVAEFDQELSRSPFTRFPVMDGGEQSLGYVHKADTYHADDQATMKDVMHAAPSISANDSVEGIFIMMQRERQHLAVVYDDLGTWVGIVTMEDVFETILGQDIVDETDNITNMRKYAKQRWTQRKQMAQPTQQPPVD; encoded by the coding sequence ATGTTACTCCTGGCTGCATTTGCCACCATCTCCATCGGCGTATCCTTCCTGTGCTCCGTTCTCGAAGCCGCACTGCTATCATTGACCCCGAGCTACATTGCCCAGCTCAAGGACAGTAACGAGCGGTTGCATCGGCGCCTTGCAGCTCTCAAGCAGGACATCGACAGACCACTTTCTGCCATACTCACGCTCAATACCATTGCTCACACAGGCGGTGCCACCGGCGTCGGGGCCCAGGTAACGGTTGTCTTCGGTGAAGCCTGGCTGGGTATCGCATCAGCCGTGATGACACTGCTGATCCTGGTACTGTCTGAAATCATTCCCAAGACCATCGGTGCCGCCTACTGGCGCCAACTGTCGCACTGGCTACCAGCCTTTCTGGTACCCATGGTCTGGATATTGCGGCCTTTCATCTGGTTGTCCGAACTGATTACCCGGCGTATCACGCACAGTGCCAATGACACGGACATGCGCGGGGAGATCAAGGCCTTGGCAAGCATCGGACTGGATGAGCAGGCGCTGGATCGCGATGAAGCCCGCACTATCATCAATATTCTGAACCTGCATGAAATCAAGGTGAGCAGCGTGATGACACCTCGCACGGTGTGCGCCACGGTTCGTCCCTCCATGACGGTCGCCGAGTTCGACCAGGAACTGTCGCGCTCGCCGTTCACCCGCTTTCCGGTCATGGATGGTGGTGAACAGTCGCTGGGCTACGTGCACAAGGCAGACACTTACCATGCCGACGACCAGGCAACCATGAAGGATGTCATGCACGCCGCGCCATCTATCAGTGCCAACGACAGTGTCGAAGGCATCTTCATCATGATGCAGCGCGAACGGCAACACCTGGCGGTGGTCTACGATGACCTGGGCACCTGGGTCGGTATCGTCACCATGGAAGACGTCTTTGAAACCATCCTGGGCCAGGATATCGTCGATGAGACGGACAACATCACCAACATGCGCAAGTATGCCAAGCAGCGCTGGACGCAGCGCAAACAAATGGCTCAGCCTACACAGCAACCGCCTGTCGACTGA
- a CDS encoding inositol monophosphatase family protein has product MHPMVQYALRAARSAGEQFLRIRERIENAHEEHNLDRLLEDSARNAEALIVRQLSRGYPQHGISGRYTPHRSGEDEGRDILWRIEPFHGYSNLSVASPEFAISVVCLVKGRPEHAVVICPFSDDEYLASRGRGAQLNGKRLRVTKTHTTGGTRLSMSLPENHLRSRYLPTYMTLVQQLGPVADQLQSSACGLLDIAHVAAGRADAVFVLGIDEQDLDIGTLILKEAGALIGTPDGRPSVSADGPLMAANPRLFKALIKTLAPHVAHTPGRDEQE; this is encoded by the coding sequence ATGCATCCGATGGTCCAGTACGCCCTACGTGCAGCACGTAGTGCCGGCGAGCAGTTTTTGCGCATTCGCGAGCGAATCGAGAATGCCCATGAAGAACACAACCTCGATCGTCTTCTCGAGGACAGTGCCCGTAATGCAGAGGCGCTGATCGTTCGTCAGCTATCTCGTGGTTACCCCCAGCACGGCATCAGCGGCCGCTACACGCCTCATCGTTCCGGTGAAGATGAGGGGCGCGACATCCTGTGGCGTATTGAACCTTTCCATGGCTATTCCAATCTCAGCGTGGCTTCTCCTGAGTTTGCGATTTCCGTGGTGTGTCTGGTCAAGGGCCGGCCGGAGCATGCGGTGGTGATCTGTCCTTTCAGCGACGATGAGTACCTGGCCAGCCGTGGTCGTGGTGCCCAACTCAATGGCAAGCGTCTGCGAGTCACCAAGACTCACACCACCGGTGGCACGCGTCTGTCCATGAGCCTGCCTGAAAATCACCTGCGTTCCCGTTATCTGCCGACCTACATGACGTTGGTCCAGCAGCTTGGTCCGGTTGCGGATCAGCTCCAGTCCAGTGCCTGTGGTCTGCTTGATATCGCCCATGTGGCCGCTGGCCGGGCCGATGCCGTTTTCGTGCTTGGCATCGATGAGCAGGACCTGGATATCGGTACCCTGATCCTCAAGGAAGCTGGCGCCTTGATTGGTACGCCGGATGGTCGCCCCAGCGTAAGCGCCGATGGGCCGTTGATGGCAGCCAATCCGCGCTTGTTCAAGGCTCTGATCAAGACCCTTGCCCCTCATGTTGCGCACACCCCTGGGCGAGATGAGCAGGAGTGA
- the trmJ gene encoding tRNA (cytosine(32)/uridine(32)-2'-O)-methyltransferase TrmJ — translation MLDRIRIVLIGTSHPGNIGGTARAMHNMGLADLALVSPRCEVVTADSVSRASGADALVHQARVVDSLEDAVSDCSLVVGASARSRTLPWPMITPRELGARLPKELAQPQARIALVFGREDSGLSNAELQRCHAHVHIPTNPDFSSLNLAAAVQVLAYECRLSWIEQPDAAPEQSDEELSQPLATHEELEHYFAHLERTLVGIGFHDPATPRQLMARLRRMTLRSRPERMELNILRGILSATEKATGQKSLGGRTGNSSCDAEDDAPHK, via the coding sequence ATGCTTGATCGAATCCGTATCGTTCTCATCGGTACCAGCCACCCCGGCAACATCGGCGGAACCGCCCGCGCCATGCATAACATGGGGCTCGCAGACCTGGCCCTGGTTTCCCCGCGCTGTGAAGTCGTCACCGCGGATAGCGTATCGCGTGCTTCCGGCGCCGATGCGCTGGTGCACCAGGCTCGCGTCGTCGATAGCCTGGAGGACGCCGTCAGCGACTGCTCTCTGGTCGTCGGCGCCAGTGCCCGCTCCCGCACCCTGCCATGGCCAATGATCACTCCGCGCGAACTGGGCGCTCGACTGCCCAAGGAGCTCGCCCAGCCACAGGCTCGGATTGCCCTGGTCTTCGGTCGTGAGGACAGCGGCCTGTCCAACGCTGAACTGCAGCGCTGTCACGCTCACGTGCACATCCCGACCAACCCGGACTTCAGCTCCTTGAACCTGGCCGCGGCAGTACAGGTGCTTGCCTATGAATGCCGTCTGAGCTGGATAGAGCAGCCGGATGCAGCGCCAGAGCAGAGCGATGAAGAACTCTCTCAACCACTGGCCACCCACGAAGAGCTCGAACACTACTTCGCTCACCTGGAGCGCACCCTGGTCGGCATTGGCTTTCATGATCCGGCCACGCCACGCCAGTTGATGGCCCGCCTGCGACGCATGACCCTACGCTCGCGCCCCGAGCGCATGGAACTCAACATCCTGCGCGGCATTCTCAGTGCCACTGAAAAGGCAACCGGCCAGAAATCCCTGGGAGGCAGAACAGGGAATTCTTCTTGTGATGCGGAAGATGATGCGCCGCACAAGTAA
- the cysE gene encoding serine O-acetyltransferase: MFQRLREDINSVFARDPAARNFLEVLTNYPGLHALMLHRLSHSLWKHNLKWLARTLSTIGRWLTGIEIHPGATIGRRFFIDHGMGVVIGETTVVGDDVTLYQGVTLGGTSWNKGKRHPTLEDGVIVGAGAKILGPFTVGTGAKIGSNAVVTKEVPAGATVVGIPGKVVKRAEPDTEPTLEVDPERRAAMCQKFGFDAYGISQDMPDPVAKSIQAMLDHMHAVDERINTMCQTLRKVDENYRSSQMPELRDEDFADMLEDLDCGAPQTPANADRDASTDTPQPSAKAPQTPEAPEQQKPSEKQAGSKPSAAEKGKQTADTLSDGDEPRENG, from the coding sequence ATGTTTCAACGCCTACGCGAGGACATTAACAGCGTATTTGCCAGGGATCCGGCGGCACGCAATTTCCTCGAGGTTCTGACCAACTATCCGGGGCTGCATGCACTGATGCTGCATCGACTGTCCCATTCGCTGTGGAAGCACAACCTCAAATGGCTGGCGCGCACCCTGTCGACGATCGGGCGTTGGCTGACCGGTATCGAGATTCATCCAGGTGCCACCATTGGCCGGCGCTTCTTCATTGACCACGGTATGGGTGTGGTGATTGGCGAAACGACGGTAGTCGGTGATGACGTGACCCTGTACCAAGGCGTTACTCTGGGCGGCACCAGCTGGAACAAGGGCAAGCGCCACCCGACCCTGGAAGACGGCGTTATCGTCGGCGCCGGCGCCAAGATACTGGGTCCTTTCACTGTAGGTACCGGTGCCAAGATTGGTTCCAATGCCGTGGTGACCAAGGAAGTCCCGGCCGGCGCCACAGTGGTAGGCATCCCTGGCAAGGTCGTCAAACGTGCCGAGCCGGACACCGAGCCGACGCTGGAAGTCGACCCCGAACGCCGCGCCGCCATGTGCCAGAAGTTCGGCTTCGATGCCTACGGCATCAGTCAGGACATGCCCGATCCGGTCGCAAAATCGATTCAAGCCATGCTCGACCACATGCATGCCGTCGATGAGCGCATCAACACCATGTGCCAGACACTGCGCAAGGTCGATGAGAACTATCGCTCCAGCCAGATGCCGGAACTGCGCGACGAAGATTTTGCCGACATGCTGGAAGACCTGGACTGCGGTGCCCCGCAGACGCCAGCCAACGCTGACAGAGATGCATCGACAGATACACCACAGCCGTCAGCCAAAGCTCCACAAACACCAGAGGCGCCTGAACAGCAGAAGCCATCTGAAAAGCAGGCAGGCAGCAAGCCATCGGCAGCAGAAAAAGGCAAGCAGACCGCCGATACCTTGAGCGATGGCGATGAACCTCGGGAGAATGGTTGA
- a CDS encoding Rrf2 family transcriptional regulator, with protein sequence MRLTTKGRYAVTAMLDMAVNDDGDPICLADIACRQQISLSYLEQLFARLRRAGLVESVRGPGGGYLLTESPDAISVARVIEAVNESVDSTRCGGQSDCQQGSTCLTHHLWFELSERIQDFLDNVTLGELAKRQDVTDIAVRQRHRQVDNGILASAP encoded by the coding sequence ATGCGCCTGACCACCAAGGGACGTTACGCCGTTACTGCCATGCTCGACATGGCGGTCAATGATGATGGCGACCCCATTTGTCTTGCCGACATCGCCTGCCGTCAGCAGATATCGCTGTCGTACCTGGAGCAGCTGTTTGCCCGCCTGAGGCGTGCCGGCCTGGTGGAAAGCGTGCGTGGCCCTGGTGGCGGTTATCTGTTGACCGAGTCTCCTGACGCCATTTCCGTGGCCCGGGTTATCGAGGCCGTCAACGAGTCTGTCGATAGCACACGCTGCGGCGGCCAGAGCGACTGCCAACAAGGCAGTACCTGCCTGACCCATCATTTATGGTTCGAACTGTCCGAACGCATCCAGGACTTTCTCGATAACGTCACGCTTGGTGAATTGGCCAAGCGCCAGGATGTGACTGACATTGCCGTTCGCCAGCGCCACCGACAAGTGGATAACGGTATCCTGGCTTCTGCTCCTTGA
- a CDS encoding aminotransferase class V-fold PLP-dependent enzyme yields MKAPAYLDYAATTPVDPRVAEVMSRHLTMDGIFANPASRSHMPGWTAEQAVENARRQVADLIQADPREIVWTSGATESDNLAILGYLRANRERGRHMVTSLIEHKAVIDSAKAAEKEGFDVTWLTPQQDGRITPEQLASAMRPDTVLVSLMAVNNELGTINDIAALAKVAHEHGAVLHVDAAQASGRIALNVRELGIDLMSLSGHKLYGPKGIGALFVKRDPDMRIEALIHGGGHERGMRSGTLATHQIVGMGEAFAIASREGPTDQAHITALRDRLLDALAGLDGIHHNTDIQTSVPNIINLGFDGVDGESLLMALRDIAISTGSACNSASVEPSYVLRGIGVPRRLALSSLRLSFGRFTTEDDIDRAAQALRQALIGLRERATQ; encoded by the coding sequence ATGAAAGCACCTGCCTATCTCGATTATGCCGCCACCACTCCCGTCGACCCGCGTGTTGCGGAAGTGATGAGCCGCCACCTGACGATGGACGGCATCTTTGCCAATCCGGCGTCACGCAGCCATATGCCCGGCTGGACAGCCGAGCAAGCCGTGGAGAACGCCCGTCGTCAGGTAGCAGACCTGATTCAGGCCGACCCCCGAGAGATCGTCTGGACCAGCGGCGCAACCGAGTCCGACAACTTGGCCATCCTCGGCTATCTGCGCGCCAACCGTGAGCGCGGCCGGCACATGGTCACTTCGTTGATTGAGCACAAGGCTGTCATCGATTCGGCCAAGGCTGCAGAAAAGGAAGGCTTCGATGTCACATGGCTGACACCGCAACAGGATGGCCGCATCACCCCAGAACAACTGGCCTCTGCCATGCGTCCGGACACCGTCCTGGTGTCGTTGATGGCCGTCAACAACGAGCTCGGCACGATCAATGACATTGCCGCCCTGGCCAAGGTGGCTCATGAACATGGCGCAGTGCTGCATGTAGACGCCGCCCAGGCCTCTGGCCGCATTGCCTTGAATGTGCGCGAGCTGGGTATCGACCTGATGTCCCTGTCCGGACACAAGCTCTATGGCCCCAAAGGCATTGGCGCACTCTTCGTCAAGCGCGATCCTGACATGCGTATTGAAGCGCTGATTCATGGCGGTGGCCACGAGCGCGGCATGCGCTCAGGAACGCTGGCGACGCACCAGATCGTCGGCATGGGAGAGGCATTTGCCATTGCCTCACGGGAAGGCCCGACAGATCAGGCACATATCACTGCTCTGCGTGACCGGCTGCTGGATGCCCTGGCAGGACTTGATGGTATCCATCACAATACGGACATTCAGACTTCCGTCCCCAATATCATCAATCTGGGATTCGATGGTGTAGATGGCGAGTCGCTGCTGATGGCACTTCGCGATATCGCCATTTCCACAGGATCGGCGTGCAACTCCGCCAGCGTGGAACCATCCTACGTTCTCCGTGGCATTGGCGTTCCTCGACGCCTGGCCCTATCTTCCCTGCGCTTGAGCTTTGGACGTTTCACCACCGAAGACGATATCGACCGCGCAGCCCAGGCACTTCGCCAAGCCCTGATCGGCCTGCGTGAACGCGCTACACAGTGA
- a CDS encoding HesB/IscA family protein — protein sequence MAQLTITPSAADQIRRVLDERGHGLGLRVSVKPSGCSGYSYVLDFADEADANDVAFEDHGACVFVAPDALEMLDGSEVDYVNEGLNRFFRFNNPNVKDQCGCGESFSV from the coding sequence ATGGCACAACTGACTATCACACCTTCTGCTGCAGACCAGATCCGCCGTGTCCTCGATGAAAGGGGCCATGGCCTGGGCCTGCGCGTATCAGTGAAGCCCAGCGGTTGTTCAGGCTACAGTTACGTTCTCGATTTTGCCGACGAAGCCGACGCCAATGACGTGGCTTTTGAAGATCATGGCGCTTGCGTCTTTGTCGCGCCAGATGCGCTCGAAATGCTCGATGGCAGCGAAGTCGACTATGTCAACGAAGGACTCAACCGCTTCTTCCGCTTCAACAACCCCAACGTCAAGGATCAGTGTGGTTGCGGCGAAAGCTTCAGCGTCTGA
- the ndk gene encoding nucleoside-diphosphate kinase, whose amino-acid sequence MALERTLSIIKPDAVAKNVIGEILTRFEKADLKIVAAKMIQLSQEQAEGFYAEHKERPFFGDLVSFMTSGPVVVQVLEGDNAIAKNRELMGATNPQEAAAGTIRADFASSIDANAVHGSDSPASAEREVAYFFAADEITSR is encoded by the coding sequence ATGGCCCTCGAGCGCACTCTGTCCATCATCAAGCCTGACGCTGTCGCCAAGAACGTTATCGGCGAGATTCTCACTCGCTTCGAAAAGGCTGACCTGAAGATCGTCGCTGCCAAGATGATCCAACTGTCCCAGGAACAAGCCGAAGGCTTCTACGCCGAGCACAAGGAACGCCCCTTCTTTGGCGATCTGGTATCCTTCATGACATCAGGCCCGGTCGTCGTTCAGGTTCTCGAAGGTGACAATGCCATCGCCAAGAACCGTGAGCTGATGGGTGCCACCAACCCGCAGGAAGCCGCTGCCGGCACCATTCGCGCCGACTTTGCATCCTCCATCGATGCCAATGCTGTTCACGGCTCCGATTCTCCGGCTTCTGCCGAGCGTGAAGTGGCCTACTTCTTCGCTGCTGACGAGATCACTTCTCGTTAA
- the rlmN gene encoding 23S rRNA (adenine(2503)-C(2))-methyltransferase RlmN, with protein sequence MTTTAPLRTNLLGMTREELEAFFVSIGEKKFRATQVMKWIHHEGCDDFSAMTNLSKALRARLAETAEIRGPKVVYEGTSNDGTRKWVVEVEDGSYVETVLIPADNGKRRTLCVSSQVGCSLDCSFCSTGKQGFQRNLTAAEIIGQVWVASRSAGPCRDTSQRPVTNVVMMGMGEPLLNYDNVIPAMKLMLDDCGYGLSKRRVTLSTSGVVPMIDRLGDELDVSLAISLHAANDELRNELVPLNRKYNIRTLLDACQRYLKKCDDTRLVTIEYTVIKEVNDQQEHAQQLAELLRELPCKINLIPFNPFPHSGYEKPSRNQVMRFQQWLYELGYTAPIRSTRGDDIDAACGQLVGRVKDRTRRHERYIQSIQIDAD encoded by the coding sequence ATGACCACCACCGCCCCCCTACGTACCAATCTGCTCGGCATGACCCGCGAGGAGCTGGAAGCCTTCTTCGTCTCCATCGGCGAGAAGAAATTCCGTGCGACCCAGGTAATGAAGTGGATTCACCATGAAGGTTGCGATGATTTCTCGGCCATGACCAACTTGTCCAAGGCGCTACGTGCACGCCTGGCTGAGACGGCTGAAATCCGTGGTCCCAAGGTGGTCTACGAAGGAACGTCCAACGACGGTACGCGCAAATGGGTCGTTGAAGTCGAGGATGGCAGTTATGTAGAGACGGTGCTGATTCCTGCCGACAACGGCAAACGTCGCACCCTGTGTGTCTCTTCCCAGGTAGGTTGCTCTCTGGATTGCAGTTTCTGCTCCACGGGCAAACAAGGTTTTCAGCGCAACCTGACTGCCGCCGAGATCATCGGACAGGTCTGGGTTGCCTCCCGCAGCGCGGGCCCCTGCCGTGATACATCTCAGCGCCCCGTCACCAATGTGGTAATGATGGGCATGGGGGAGCCGCTGCTCAACTACGACAATGTCATACCCGCCATGAAGCTGATGCTGGATGACTGTGGTTATGGTCTGTCCAAGCGTCGCGTGACACTCTCCACCTCGGGTGTCGTTCCGATGATCGACCGCCTGGGCGACGAACTCGACGTCAGCCTGGCCATTTCTCTGCATGCAGCCAACGATGAGCTGCGCAACGAGCTCGTGCCGCTCAACCGCAAGTACAACATCCGCACGCTACTTGACGCCTGTCAGCGCTACCTGAAAAAGTGCGATGACACTCGCCTGGTCACTATCGAGTACACCGTGATCAAGGAGGTCAATGATCAACAGGAACATGCCCAGCAGCTTGCCGAACTGCTGCGTGAGCTACCTTGCAAGATCAACCTGATCCCGTTCAATCCTTTTCCTCATTCCGGCTACGAAAAGCCTTCCCGCAATCAGGTGATGCGCTTTCAACAGTGGCTGTATGAGCTGGGTTACACAGCACCGATCCGCTCCACACGTGGCGACGATATCGATGCAGCCTGTGGCCAGTTGGTTGGACGAGTCAAGGACCGCACACGACGTCACGAGCGTTATATCCAGTCGATTCAGATCGATGCCGACTGA